TCATCATTGACAGTTGGTTTTGATGTTGCTAGTGATCGAAGCATGTCAGACATAGTAACTGGTGGTTCACCGAGTTTGTCACTCGGTACCTCCATCCACGTCATTTCCATTGCTCCTGGATCCCCTGGAGAACATGGCGTTAAGAGGTCATTAACTATTAAATTCGGATCTGTTGGACTAGGTCCAGACACTTTCTTAAAATGAGTTGCAGATTGTACTTTGCGGACAGGTTGCATTAAAGCATCTCGAACGACAATACTAATATCTGCTCCGGAATATCCATCAGTCTTTGCAGCTAACACTTTCATATCTTGCTCAGTTAACTGATGCCTTGTATTTCCGAGATGTAATTTGAACATATCCAGTCTAGCATGCTCCTCTGGCAATGCTATGTAAATACGTTTCTCAAAACGCCTTCTTATAGCTGCATCAAGAACCCATGGGATGTTTGTGGCTCCAAGAACTAAAATGCCATCCATATCATTCCCTACACCTTGCATCTGCACTAGAAACTCAGTTTTGATCCTCCTAGCAGATTCAGATTCATTATCAGAACGAGACGAGCATAAAGAATCAATctcatcaataaatataatgctTGGTTTATGCTGCCTTGCAAGTTCAAATAgattttttacaagtttttctGATTCACCAAGCCATTTTGATACAAGATCAGATGATGATACGGAAAAGAAAGTAGAATTGTTAGCTTCCGTAGCCACAGCCTTAGCTAAATAGGATTTACCAGTTCCAGGGGGACCAAATAAAAGGATACCCTTCCAGGGGATTCTTTTACCGGTAAATAAATGAGGAAATTTGATAGGCAATATGACTGCCTCTTTTAAAGCTTCTTTGGCTGCTTCTAGGCCAGCTACGTCACTCCATTTAACATGGGGTTTTTCAACAACAATAGCTCCCTCAAGTTTCCCCTGCAATTTCTTCTTTTCAGGGTCATCAGAATCGCTATCACTATCACTCTTCTTATCTTCACTCTTGGAGTTAGACTCTCCATCCTTGACAGGTTTTTTCTTACGATCTTTCTTGAGGTATTCTTTAAGTTTTTCAGCCCTGTCCAAATACTGTAGACACTTAGCCCTTATGCTTTCTTTAGCTCTTTCACCTTGAGCCTCATACTTCACAGCATGCAGAAAATATTCTACTCCGTGTTCATAAAGTCTTAAGGCTTcttcataatttttgtttttatcttcTTCGGTGGCTTTCGTCACAAGATCAATAGCCTTTTGTAAAGTGTTAGAAGAAGCCATTCTGGTGCTCTAAACCTGTAACATTATTATTAGCTTTATGTTTCAAGCACATAATATCGGTACAGGATTATTCATTTTCAGTTTCCAAAAAAGGTCAatcaattttttcaaataatgaaAGAAtgtaaaatcttttcataattACGTACATTTACAAAGTACGTGTATGTATATCCGAATAAAACACACATAGAGTACATATACGgtgttaaagaaatattttactactaaaacacagaaactttaattattattgtataacttTACGTTTTCCTGTTCTGATACGAACAGTACGACCTGTATGACAAATCGACTCGGCTCTACCATTTTATTTGATACAATTAACGAACGACGGCGCAATTTTGTACTTACCACTCAGTAAAcaagaaatgtttatttttgacaAGCGaactatataaattttactttaaattacaatttgataCAATTTTAGAGAATTAAGTTCAGATACTTTTTCAatctgtttttttataaaactagctaTGACAACATCATAAGTGTGACCAGCTGAATCCTGCCAAATCCTACCAGATACGTAGTTAggtttataaagtaaaatatacacattaaacatttttttagtacTCAGGTATGAAcgaacattaatattaaaatagtataatattacaataatgttTGTTACATGGAAAAAGTAAACGgtcatgataaatatttaagtatttaataatatcaaaatataggAACCAAGGAAAAGACTTGTTGCTAGTTAACATTTAATGCGGAACTGAGTTACcttcattatacatattttaatacaaacattatttcGTAGTACCCGCACTAGTCggtacttacatatatatcGGGTCATGTCAGCTAAATTCAGCTAAATACGATACACGAGAGCTAATAGGATCTGAGGAAACCTGAgataattctaaatatttaacataacaaattaacaacattaaaaatttaaaacaacgttgtatagataaatgaatttaatgcGCTTgttgaaaatttacatttaatcaattccatgtcaaaattaaaaataagtatatgtacataaaaaccAGCCCCATAAAGTTagcatataacaaaaaaaattctacaacaaaaatttttttaagtatcaaaCTGATCTAATTTTACTACTACGATTT
The nucleotide sequence above comes from Melitaea cinxia chromosome 11, ilMelCinx1.1, whole genome shotgun sequence. Encoded proteins:
- the LOC123657543 gene encoding vacuolar protein sorting-associated protein 4 — its product is MASSNTLQKAIDLVTKATEEDKNKNYEEALRLYEHGVEYFLHAVKYEAQGERAKESIRAKCLQYLDRAEKLKEYLKKDRKKKPVKDGESNSKSEDKKSDSDSDSDDPEKKKLQGKLEGAIVVEKPHVKWSDVAGLEAAKEALKEAVILPIKFPHLFTGKRIPWKGILLFGPPGTGKSYLAKAVATEANNSTFFSVSSSDLVSKWLGESEKLVKNLFELARQHKPSIIFIDEIDSLCSSRSDNESESARRIKTEFLVQMQGVGNDMDGILVLGATNIPWVLDAAIRRRFEKRIYIALPEEHARLDMFKLHLGNTRHQLTEQDMKVLAAKTDGYSGADISIVVRDALMQPVRKVQSATHFKKVSGPSPTDPNLIVNDLLTPCSPGDPGAMEMTWMEVPSDKLGEPPVTMSDMLRSLATSKPTVNDDDMVKLKKFMEDFGQEG